Below is a window of Paenibacillus bovis DNA.
ATCCTGCAGGACCCGGAGCGAATGCTGGAGCAGATGAACCGCTGGGCGGATCATGAGAATGAGCATGTCCGCCGGCTCGCCAGTGAAGGTTTCCGGCCACGTCTGCCATGGTCGTTTCAGCTGAAGATGTTTATTAACGATCCCGAGCCTACGCTGCGTGTACTGGACAAGCTAAAACAAGATCCTTCCCTCTACGTACGCAAAAGCGTAGCCAATCATCTGAACGATATTGCCAAGGATCACCCCGACCGGATTGCGGCGATTGCCCGCGAATGGCACGGTCAGCATCCGCATACCGACTGGATTATCCGTCATGGCTGCCGCACCCTGCTCAAGCAGGATCATCCGGAAGTAATGGATCTGTTTGGTTATCTGCCGAATGAACAGGTACGGGCCGCTGATTTTGCCGTGAGTGTGCCGGAGGTGGCGATCGGTGACGATATTGAACTTTCCTTTACCCTGTTCAACGAGGCAGTGTCTGCGCAGAATCTGCGGATTGACTACGAAGTGGATCTAATGAAGGCCAACGGACGCCACGCCGCCAAACGCTTTCGCTGGGTATCCCGCGAGTTCGCTCCGGGGCAGCATCTGATGCGCAAAAAGCATTCGTTCAAGCTGATTACCACACGCGTGTATTATCCTGGCATTCATCATATCCGCCTGTATGTGAATGGCGAGAAACAGGGCGATGTTTCCTTTATACTGAAGGCGCCAGGCGGTTCATGACAAGCACTGATTATTTCTTATACTGGCAGAGAACATGCTCGTATAGAGCGACTGTATATCTCGACTAGATGCACCCATACCAAAAAGCAGGCACCCTTTCCTACAGGTGCCTGCTTTTTCAATCTATATTCATATAAAATTATTCGTTATTTCAGTACTTTGATCCGTTCTTCCAGCGGCTTGAATTCCTTGTCTCCTGGAGGAGCTGTCGGTTTGCCGAACGGCATCTGCGCGATCAGCGTCCAGCTTTCCGGAATATCCCACTCGGCTTTGATTTTCTCGTCGATCAGCGGGTTATAGTGCTGCAGTGATGCGCCGTAGCCTTCCGCTTCCAGCAGCGTCCAGACCAGATACTGATGCATGCCGTTCGCTTGCTGCGACCATACGGGGAACTTGTCCTGATACGCTTGGAACTGTTCCTGCATACCACGGATCACAGACTCATCCTCGAAGAACAGGATCGTACCGTAACCGGCTTTGAAGCTGTCCATTTTCTGTTGGGTCGGCTCGAATTTGTCGGCAGGTACAATTTCCTTGAGAATATTCGTAGTGTAATCCCACAGCTGGTCATGCTTTTCACCCAGCAGGATCATCACCCGGGCACTCTGGGAGTTAAAGGCAGACGGCGTATGCAGTACCACCTGCTCCACGATTTCTTGAATGCGTTCGTCGGATGTTACGGCTTCTTTGCTGATTCCATAGATGCTTCTTCTGTTCTTGATAGCGTTAAGTATGTCAGTCATGCAAATCATCCTCCTTTATATGTGGGTGGATATCATTCCCTCTTCATACTTAACCAGCCCGGCGGAAGAAATATCAGCCGCTTACCAAATTAAAGAATTATTACGCAAACAGACACATGCCGCTGCATGGCATGTGTCTGCTGCTGGTAAGAACGAATCAGCAATCCTAGCTATTTCGCATAGCTTGGATCATCATGATCACTTTGACTGCTTCGGCACGTGTTGTCTGACCGGCAGGGTCAAAGGTATTCGCCGATTTGCCGCTCAGGATGCCTGCTTGCTGCATAGCTGCTACGGCATCATGCGCCCATACCGGAATCTTGCTATCGTCCACAAAGGTAGTTTTGGGATTGGATAAAGTATTGCTGTGCAGTGCTGCTGCTGCCATCACAGCCATTTCAGCGCGTGTAATCCGGTCGTTCGGACGGAAAGAACCATCCACATTGCCGTGAATCCAACCCTGTCGCACCGCTTCTGCAATCGCTGGCTGGGCCCATGCACCGATCTTTTCTTTATCGGTAAAAGCAAGCGGGGTTCCACTGCCCGGTAATCCCATCGCCTGCAACAACATAAGTGTAAATTCGGCGCGTGTCACTGCCTGCCCCGGCTTGAATGTACCATCGGCATAGCCTTTGACAATACCTGCATCTACAGCCTGACGGATACTCTCTGCTGCCCAGTGTCCATCAATATCGCTAAAGGATGCAGCATTCTTATCTACTGCCGGATCAGCCGCTGGCGGAGTATCCGATACGTTACTATTCGGCGTCTCGCCTGCTGCCAGCACAGCGAATTTGGTAAAATGATTCACCTGCGCCGTAATCTGATTGCCGTCGACACGACTTCCTTCAACCTGTACCCAGCTGCCTGTACTTTCATTCAGGTAATAGATGCCCGGTGTCTGATTCCCCGTTAATGCTGCTGGATCAAAGGTAAGTGTCAACGTTACCGGAAGATTAAAGTTGCGGGAAACGTTCTTGAGCAGCTCATACACCGGACTCACCGGGCGAGCTCCATTCGTCCACATCTGCTGCGTGTCCTTGTCTGTTAGACGACTCATCGATATTCTCAGTTCTTCAGAGGCTGCATTGGCCGGAATAAACAGGCCGATGCCTGTAGTGTTCAGCTGCCCTGAACGCCCAACCGGAATAATCAAGCTGCCGCCGTTAGAGGTAATCGTCGACACCGCATCGCCGGAACGTTTATTGTCGTCTTTGTTGTCGATAGGTATCTGCTTTATTTTCCAGCCGGCATACAAGGTCAGATCTCTCGTTACCGGTGTTGTACCAAACCCGAACGGCCGGGACAAGGTGCCATCGGTATACCATCCGTCAAAAATATACCCGTCTCTCGTCGGCTGGGCAGGCTCTGTTACAGTCCCTTCATATTCTACGAATAGAGGGGGTACTGCTGTCCCGCCATAGGTGTTGAATGTGACTGTATACGCTTCGGTTACCCATTTGGCATACAGGGTCAGATTGCCGGTAATCGCCGTATGGTTAAAATCAAACGGTGTGCTATACGAACGATCCGTGTACCAGCCGGCAAACAGATAGCCGGTGCGGGAAGGCGCAGCAGGCTGGACGGCCTTGTCTCCATAATTGACAGACAGATCCGGCACGGCAGAACCGTTATACGTATCAAAACTCACCGTGTAGCTGTTCGTGGTCCAAGCAGCATATAAGGTCACATCGCCAGTCACGACCGCATTGCCAAAAGCAAACGGTATCGTCCGCGCAGCATCCGTATACCAGCCAGCAAAATGATAACCGGTGCGGGTTGGATCAGCAGGCTTCGCTACTGTTCTACCATACTCCACATGCTGGCTACCTACAAAGGTACCTTCACTGGAATCAAAGCTTACTGTGTAGGCATTCAATATCCATTTGGCGTACAATGTCTTGTCCGCCTTGATTGCCACTGCACCAAAATCAAACGGTGTTTCCCTTTCCTGATCGATATACCAGCCGCCAAAGCTATAGCCGGTGCGGGTCGGCGCGGAAGGTTGGACTGCATAAGTACCGTAGTTCACACGCTGATCCGCTACCAGAGTTCCTCCCTGGCTATCAAAAGCAACAGTACGCGGGAAATACACACTAAAGGCAACCTTGCTGGTATTGCCTGCACTGTCTGTCACAATGAGCTGGTGCTCTCCTTCTTCCGTCACCGCAGACCCACTGGCAAATGCACGGCCATCCAGTGTAGCTGTGCCTTCATTAAAAGTAATCACCGTACTCGACGAATACAGCTGACCATACGTAACACCTGTGACTACCGGCGCTGTCCGGTCAATCGTGAAATGAACAACAGTTACACCAAAGCTGTTCGTAACTCTCAGCGCATAGAGACCGTCTGCTGTAACCGCTGTTCCACTGGTGTACGGCTGACCATTCAGCAAGGCTGTCGCATTCGTAAATACAGGAGCAACAGGTGTATGGTATACTTCCATATCCTGCACACCACTGACTACCGGCGGCTCCGTTTCCTGTACGGTAATCGTTACATTTGCCGCCGAGATACCGCTGCCATTGACAGCTTCATAAGTGAAGAAGTCTGTACCCGTATATGATTCGGCTGGCGTATATTGAAAACTGCCATCCGTATGAAAATCCAAGGCTCCATGGGCAGGTGACGCTACCAGATTTGCCGTGGATGCATTCACATCATTGACCAGCACTCCGGTACCCATAACAATCAATACTCCATTTTTGTTAACAGTATACTGATCATCATGTGCCATCGGCGTAGTGGCTTCAAAAGAAGGAAATATACCGCTGTTCGTCATATAGTACTTTAATGTCGTCTGATTGGCATTCAGATTCGGCACATTAAAGGTAGACACGTTATTTCCGCCAAATCGGTTACCGAGCAGGCTATATAGTGCCTGATTTTGATTTATCGGCAGCGAAGCGCCACTGGCTTCCATCAGCCGAGTAACGGATACCGGCAGTGCAAACGAAATAATCCCTCCCAGATATTCGGTATCGGTCACCTGATTATAGTTGGCGGGATCGGTAGATATCAGATAATGTACATTTTCCTTGGGATCCGCGAGAGTCGGCAGACGAAAAGTAGTCACTCCATCGCCGCCAAAATTCGTGCCCAGCTTGCTATAGAGTGCAGAATAATCTGCAATATTCAGTATCTGTCCGTTGGCAGCCAACCAGCCGGAAGGTGAAAAAGTATACGGAAACAGACGAATCTCGCTTAGCATCGCATTTCCGGCACCCTCTATACGATCATCCCTGCTCGGAAAGATGCCCTGTACTGCTATATAATAGCCCATTCCCCCAGGCGTATTGGCACGCAGATCCGGCAGTGCAAATTTTGTTTTTCCATCACCGCCAAAGTTGGTACCCAGCAGTGCAAATAACGCTGTATTGGATTGGATCGACAGCTGCTGTCCGGCAGCAAATACCCATCCCTTAGGCGCTAACTGGTAAGGAAATAGCTGGATTTCCCCCAGATATGGCTCCATCCCTCCTGCAGATACCTGCCGGATCAGTGCAGGCTGATTTAGTACGCCTATCGAACCTACCAGCAGTACCATCACCATCCATATTCTGCCCAGCATACCAAGCTTGTGTTTACTCATTCGTTCATCCCCTGTTTTCTCTAATTTTGCTCATCATTTCATAAGTACCATTACTGTGCTTTATCTCATGCTGGATGGGTACGCCTGTATGATGATTTCAGTGTATACGAAGCTTTTAGGAAAGAGAATATATTTTAATTTTGATTAGCTAATATTCGGGTTAATTCGTCTTTTCTTTGTATAGGATGTAGAAAATATGGTTAATCCTCTCACAATATGGATAGATCACCCTGTATGTTACGAGGCGAATGATCTGCTTTCTGGTATAACTTTACTCTTTACGTACTCCTCGCCTGCATGCTGTACTATTGGTCATTTCCGTACAGGCAGTACGATGTTCTGTTTAGGCTGGATCTGGATTCGTTTAATAATCTGTATTGAACGGTAGGGTGTTGAAGAGATTCCATGGATGTCTATCTCTGTCGACTTGCTCCAGCCGAAAAGGAGGTCAACCGCCATGATCGAAGTTGGATTAACCGGATTCGGGGTCATCCCGAGCTATATGGAAAAATAAAAGCGCCCGAGCGGCTGCCTACCTATAGCCAGCATTTTCCGATCGTTGAAATAGACAGTTCGTTCTATGCCGTCCAGCCGGTCAAAAATGTAACCAAATGGGTTGAGCAGACACCGGATGATTTTGGTTTTATTTTCAAGGCGTATCAGGGAATGACCGGGCATCTGCGCGGCAAAAAGAATTATTTTGATACCAAGGAAGAGATGTTCGAGGCGTTCCATGTATCGCTGAAGCCGGCGATTGATGCTGGCAAGCTGAGGATGGCACTGTTCCAGTATCCGCCATGGTTTGACTGTAATCGGGACAATGTGGAGACGCTGCGCGAGACGCGCGAGCTGATGAAGGATATCCCGTGTGCTCTCGAATTCCGCAACCAGACCTGGTATATGCCGGAATTCCGCGAACGCACACTGGAATTCATGCGCAAGGAAGGCTGGATTCATACGATAGTAGATGAACCGCAGGCTGGAATGGGCTCGATCCCGATCATTACAGCTGCTACTTCCCGGCAGGCGACCTATGTGCGTATGCACGGACGCAATGTAGACGGCTGGCACAAGAGCAGCCATCCCGACTGGCGCAAGCTGCGCTATCTGTACAACTACAATACCGAGGAACTGACCGAATGGCGTGACCGGTTGCTGCAGCTGCAGGAACAGACCGATCATATCTATATCGTGTTCAATAACAACTCCGCAGGTGATGCCACTCCCAATGCCCAGGAACTGATCCGGATGCTGGCGGAAAAGGAAGCCCTGTCGGATAAGCATAATATCAGCAGCAGTTGAATTTGATTATGTATTACAGCCGGTCACAAGGGTAAATAAGCTCCAATCGAGATCTCGTTAGTAAATGTATTGATTGGATATTCAGCTGCTGAAAAGCTGCCGAACATTCGATTTCGTCTATTATTCGGCCAATATTACCCAGCTCATATTACTTAGCGCATATTATCCAGCAAAAAACAGCCGACCTTTCGCATCGGCTGTTTTTTGCTGTGTTATACCTGTAGAGTAATAGTTGCTTCTTCACTGCTGTACCGTTACATACCAACATTCTGTAATTCGCCGTTATAGGCACTAATACAAACCGTTTATCTGTAAGAGTACACATTATTATTCATTTATGTATATTTATTCATTATTGTATAATGGTTTTATTTTGTTAGCTGCTCTACTACTTCTACTTGAATATTCCTTTGGGGATAGACTGTGGATAAATAAATTCGAAAACACGTAATAAAGTAATATCCCTATCAATAACAGGATTACTTGATTACGTGTTTTTGATAAAAGTACAGATTATCTTTTTTACGTATATCTATCTGGAATCTATCTGATGCCGGGACTTTACCTGAAACAAGTACCGTTGGGAATAAAAGAAAATGTTGATCGTTCAACTTGTACCGATTGCAGAAATCCATTGCCAAAAGGCACAGAAGTATACTCTATGCTTTCTGACACTGTTTTATAACTAGAACGAGAATAGATCAGGACAAAATACGCTTCTGCCCACTCAGCTCCTGAATCGGCTTGATATTTTGCGTGAATTCCAGTGTACCCATATACGTCCCTTCCGCATCACGAACAGCAAAGTAGCGGATATACACAAACTTGTCCTTGAGCGGAATCCAGAAATCTTCGGCGTCTTTACGTCCCGCTTTGAAGTCGGCCAGCAGTTCGTTGACGACATGCACACTTTGCGGAGGGTGGCAGTTCTGGACGGTGCGTCCGATAACGGCACGGGTACGGGCGAAGATCCGTTCTTTGCCATGGGAAAAGTAACGTACTACATCATTCTCATCGATAAAGGTCAGATCCACCGGCAGATGATTGAGCATCGTCTCCAGCTGATGGATAGACAAAATGCCAGTGCCCATTCGCACCAGACCATCCTGCAGCGGCGGCAGACTTCCATTCTCTTCGTTTCCGCCTTCTCCCAGCTCTTCCCGTGCAGCAGATGGATGTTTCATTTCCGGTTCGGGGGCACGTTCAGGAATCCATTCCTGTTCCGGAGATACGAGGCAGTAGCCGATCTCGGCACTTTCGCGGGCGATCTGCAGCCATTCGTCTTCGGTCAGTGTCTCCAGTGCCATCGGCAGCAGAATATGTTCTTCCTTGAAGATCATGTCTGTCACTTCTTGGAGCACCCGCTCCATCAGACCCAGCAGTTCTTCGGCAGAGACGGATTGAATCGTAGACTCTGCAGCATCCTTACGGTACCCTGTCAGCAGCCCTTTGATCTCTTTGAGTCCCAGCCGAATCCCGTCGTCCACGCCCCACATGACCTGGGTTGGTCCGTGAATACCGTACTTTTCCAGAAACGGAAACAGCAGATTTTCCTTGCGGCTGTAGTGCTTGTCCACATCATACAGCAGATTCATATCCTCCAGCAGCTGGATACGCTGGGCTTCACCGGGTTCGCGGCGGAAGCGATCCATATGCAGGGACAGGGTAAACTGCACCAGACGCTCTATCGCCCGGTTTTCCATTTTAAAAGTGTGTACCGGATGACCGGGCTGCTCTTCCGGTGCACCAGCGGCAGGTCGATGAATATCGTCGATAGAGCCTTTGAACATCTCGGCATGTACGCTGCACAGCCGCTGCACTTCGCTAACCGGAATCCCTTCCTCTTCTATCAGCGCCTGCTCCAGCTGTGAAATTTCGGCGACAGAGATATGACCTACGGCCTCTCGAAAACGCTCTTTTACGTCATGTATACTTTGACCGTCATGCAGTTCCTTGATCAGCTGTTTGAGCACGGTCTGGCGCTGGGCATTTAATATATGTTCAGCAGAAAGATCGCCTTCATGCTGTCCTCTTGCTTCACGGTTGTTAATCAGCTCGCTCATTGTTCGTTTCCTCCCTTATTGGGCACGCATAGGGTATATCCATGCTGTGCAAACACCTGACGCATCTGTTCATGGCTGATTCGTTTGAGGGCTGCACCTTTTTCCAGTGTCATCAGGCGTCCGGCGGTCTGCAGCATACCGGGACGCGTAATATCGGTAAAGCCAATTTCCTGCATAATCGTAATAATATGCGGGTCCTGGGCTGCCAGTTCGGCAATGGGAAGATTCATGGCAATCATTTTGCTCATTGGGCATTTCCCTTTCATTGGAGCTTATTCGGATAGAAGCGTCATCGACTTCTACCTGTACGATAGCATGAAGGCAGACTGTACTTAGTGATTGTAATCACTAAGTCTGGATCGCTATCCTTTTATAATCAAGAGAGTATCAGCGACCACATTATTCGCTACCTATTCGCATTGCCGATAAACCAGATGAGAGGATCGATAAGTTATGGAACATCAAGTATTGAGCCAATTCCAACCGTACGAGACGGAGCGTTTTACCAAACGTATTCTATTCAAACAGCCTGGAAGTATCGTATTTACGTTAAATTTTGAAGCCGGCCAGCAGCTGCCTGCACACCGTCATCCGGGAGCCGATGTCTATATTCTGGTGAGTGAAGGAACAGGAACTTTCGATTGCGATGGCACCGAGCTTGCCGTATCCGCAGGAGACGTAGTACATGTACAAGGCGATGAACTGATGTCCTATCGCAGCGGCGAGAACGATCGCTCCAGCCTGTATGTGACGCTGGTGAATATTCCCGATCCGGGATATGCGCAGGATCTGGGATAAGAACGACAAGAATCCAAGTGTATCTATTCAATGAAAAACGAATAAGAGCTGGACATAAATACCATGGATAGACAAATAAACGGCATTCCCTGCAGCTTTCCATTGATTCCGGAAAGGGCTAAAGGGAACGCCGTTTTTTATTAAGGAAGCTTCCTGTCGTTAATCAATCTTACGAGATCAGGTCAATCGCCTGCTGAGGTACAAAAGCCTTTTCTCCATTGAAGATAATATTGCCTTCCAGACGCACCGTCTTCCCGTTCAGCTGAGCGGTATTTTTGTACACTGGCAGACGAAGTGTATCGGTACCTTTGGTCACTACGATGACCGGGTTTTTCTCGTCACTGTTATCCCATGTAACTGTAGCACCGCGGGTAGTGAAAGCCTCTTCCGCCGGCACGAACAGACGGTTGGTCACAGCGCTCAGATCCAGTCCCATCGCCGATTCCATATAGCGGGCAATATCTGTATTTTCCACGACTCCGGTCAGCTGCTTGCCGCCTGGCGCATAAGAGTACAGTACGACTTCACCGCCGGTATGGCCGCCGCTCGTCCAACCGATATGGGCGCGCTTGCTGATCATCGGGCCAACCACCGAATTCATGCCACCTGTTTTGGCTGCGCGGATTGCAGCTGTTTCTTCCGCTGTCAGATCGGTAATGCCAAAATATTCGCTCATCACTTCGGCAATATTGCTGCGGTCACTGTTCAGCTTTTTCTCCAGACCTTCACCCGTTACTTTGGCTTTTTTCAGTGGATCGATAAATGTGGACAATGGCAGTTCATCGTACGTACTGGTCGTCTCACGGTCACCGATCGTCAGACCGCCGTTACCATGATCTGTCGTCGCGATTACGAGTGTATTCTGGTCTTCCTTGGCAAATTTGAGCGCTTCTGCGACAGCATCGTCAAAGGCGTTCACATCGCTAATAATTCCCATCGGATCGTTGGCATGTGCTGCCCAGTCCACTTTGCTGCCTTCTACCATCAGAAAGAATCCGTCTTCGTCCTTGGACAGCAGCTCAATCGCTTTGGCTGTCATCTCTGCAATGCTCGGCTGTTCAACAGGATTGCGGTCTATATCGTAATCCATCGCTTTATCCGCGAACATGCCCCATACTTTGCCGGTATGCGAAGCCTGCAGCTCGGCGGTATTGGTTACCACGTTATAGCCCTGCGTATGAATAACGTTCAGCAGATTCTCGCCATCCTTGCGGCCTTCTGGTTTAAAATACTGAGCACCGCCGCCCAGCACCACGTCGATACCTGCGTATACCTGCTGCTCGCTCAGTGCGTCATAGTTGCTGCGATCCGGATAGTGGGCGCTAAAGTCTGCCGGTGTCGCGTGCATAATCTCGGAAGTGGCGATAATACCGGTCGATTTGTTGGCCAGCTTGGCGGCTTCCAGTACATTCGCTACCGGTTTTTTGGCATCGCCCGGTGCCAGTGCAGGCAGACCCGGCATCGTATTCTGATCCGGCAGAACGCCCACATAGCCGGTATGGGATTTGTAGCCGGTTGCAAAAGCCGTACCTGCCGGAGCGGAATCGGCAATCGCTGCGTCCGCCGAATATGTACGTACCAGACCACTGGCCATCTCGTCGAGTGCCAGTGCTTCGCCGCCGTTATACCAGCGTGCCAGTGTTGTGCCATCCATGCTCATACCGTCAGGGATCAGCATAATGACGTTTTTGGCTTTGATCTCCGGCTGCTCCTTGGCTGCGGCCTCTCCTGTTCCTGCCGGTAGTGTGCCCAGCAGCATCGCAGCTGTCAGCACACCTGCGCTTACAGGGGATACGATTTTGCGCAGATTATTTTCACGGATTCGGTTTAACATTAATGATCATCTCCTCATGAGTTGCGGTCATTATTCAATGCCGTCGTATGTATCAAACGAGTTGATTGTAACAACCAATAATCAGTAGAATGTACGCGTTAAACCCTCTGTAATGTAAAAAAAGAAGCGAATTGTTAACCAGAAGTTAACAAAAACGCCTCTTTATAGCATATTATTCATATGGATTACGTTTATTTTTACAAAGACTGAACAATTCCCTTGTACGTCTCGATCGCTGCTGCCCGTGAACGTTTCAGATCCACGATCGCATCCGGACGGGGCTGATGAATCTCTTTGATCGACAGATCTTTCAGTTCTGGCAGCCACTGGCGGATATAATCACCCTCCGGATCGTACTTGGCCGATTGGGTAACCGGATTCACGACCCGAAAATAAGGAGCCGAATTGGCACCCAACGAAGCGCACCACATCCAGTTGCCCCGGTTGATAATATTATCGTAATCCAGCAGCTTGCGACGGAAATATTGCTCACCCAGCGTGAACGGACACTGCAGATTCTTGGTCAGGAACATGGCAGACAGAATACGCAGACGGTTATGCATTCGTCCGGTCTCATTCAGCTGACGCATAGAAGCATCGATAACCGGGATACCCGTTTCTCCTTTGTACCAGGCTTCAAAATAACGATCATCCAGCCCGGACAGATCGTACCGTTTTTCATAACGAAAATAATCTTCATCATAGATCGCCTGATACAAATAAAAGTCCCGAAAAGCAATCTGGCGAATCCATTCTTCGCTCCCCTGCTCCAGTGATGCCCGGTCATACATCTCCCGTACCGAGACAGCACCCAGCACCACATGCGGATTCAGACCGCTGGATGGATCAATCGCGTAATAATCCCGTTCTTCTCCATAATCCGCGACCTGTTTCGCCAGAAAATGCTGCAGCAGCGGCGCCGGCTCGCCTGCCGGTTCATAATCTTCCAGTTGAAAAGGCAGCTGAAAGCGTTCGGGCCAATCTATGGCACGCGAAGACAATTTCAGTTCCTTGATACTTGTAGAAGAAACCGGATTGGGATGCTGACTGAGAAAGTCCAGCCATTTCCGGTGAAAAGGAGCAAATATCTTATAATATCCGTCTTTTCCCGTAAATTCGGCAAAATGTTCCACGTGAATCATCATATGATCCACCAGCAGGGTGAATGCTGCTCCATGCTGGTCAGCCATCTGGCGCAGCTTACGGTCGCGCTCTTTGGCATACGGCGTAAAATCGCGATGAACTACCACTTCGTCGATCGGCTGCTGCTCCAGCACATAATCCAGCACCTGCTCAGGCTCTCCGTAGACAATATGCAACTGGTGACCATGCTGTTCATACAGCTGCTTCAGTCGGCGCACATGCTGCAGGAAATTCCGCCCGCTGTGTTCCTTTTCCCTGCCGCCGCGCAGCAAAAATGGATCTAGAATAAGCAGGTGAATACTTTCGGCCCCGGTTTCATGCAGGTAATCGAATCCGGCAAGATCATGAATACGCAGATCTTTGCGGTGAATAAATAATTTCAAAATAGGCTTCCTCCCGGCTCACTAAATATGCATCTTCTATAAACACCCTTGTATTTCGTTATTGATTCATCGTCGTCACATAGTGTCCGTAAGTTTCTTTGCATTTACAGTCTGCTCTGAACGATGATCCGCTCCAGAACAGCTCCCAGCGGCATCTCTGCCATGGAATCCAGCCGCAGATCATAATGTTCAAATGGCAGCAGGGAAGTGACCGGATTCGGTACAATCGCACAGTGCAGTCCGGCAGCTTTGGCAGCACGCAACCCATTTAGCGAATCTTCAAAAGCAAGCGCTTCTTCCGGCTTCACGCCCAGTTCGTCTACGACGCGCAGATACAGCTCCGGATCAGGCTTGACCGCCGATACATCATCGCTCGTCTTGATCACTTCAAAATACTCCCGCAATCCCAGCTTGCCCAGAAAACGCTCAATCCAGGCACGATTTGAACTGGTTGCCAGTCCAATCCTCAGCTCCATTTCACGAGCGGTATGCAGATAGTCGGCTACCCCTTCACGCGCTTCGATCAGCTGCATTTTTTGCTGATGCAGCACATACACTTCCTGATCAATAATGCGACCAATCCCCGGTTTGCCGATCGTTTTCTCAACATAATCGATAAAATCATTACCATGCGTACCGATACTCGGCGCAAAATGCTCCAGCGTCAGTTCCATCTCGTAGCGGCTTAGTATTTCCTGGTAACACTCGAACCATACAC
It encodes the following:
- a CDS encoding DNA alkylation repair protein, encoding METFKDLYNDTFLQQFSDKIQLYTAHFEPLTFYQHIHNAGWEELAFKQRIRRISEALTAALSLPYDQAVSLLIEMAPDCTGIEYLFFPDYVELNGLEQVDLSMQALEQLTRYSSAEFAVRPFILQDPERMLEQMNRWADHENEHVRRLASEGFRPRLPWSFQLKMFINDPEPTLRVLDKLKQDPSLYVRKSVANHLNDIAKDHPDRIAAIAREWHGQHPHTDWIIRHGCRTLLKQDHPEVMDLFGYLPNEQVRAADFAVSVPEVAIGDDIELSFTLFNEAVSAQNLRIDYEVDLMKANGRHAAKRFRWVSREFAPGQHLMRKKHSFKLITTRVYYPGIHHIRLYVNGEKQGDVSFILKAPGGS
- a CDS encoding nitroreductase family protein, encoding MTDILNAIKNRRSIYGISKEAVTSDERIQEIVEQVVLHTPSAFNSQSARVMILLGEKHDQLWDYTTNILKEIVPADKFEPTQQKMDSFKAGYGTILFFEDESVIRGMQEQFQAYQDKFPVWSQQANGMHQYLVWTLLEAEGYGASLQHYNPLIDEKIKAEWDIPESWTLIAQMPFGKPTAPPGDKEFKPLEERIKVLK
- a CDS encoding InlB B-repeat-containing protein; this encodes MSKHKLGMLGRIWMVMVLLVGSIGVLNQPALIRQVSAGGMEPYLGEIQLFPYQLAPKGWVFAAGQQLSIQSNTALFALLGTNFGGDGKTKFALPDLRANTPGGMGYYIAVQGIFPSRDDRIEGAGNAMLSEIRLFPYTFSPSGWLAANGQILNIADYSALYSKLGTNFGGDGVTTFRLPTLADPKENVHYLISTDPANYNQVTDTEYLGGIISFALPVSVTRLMEASGASLPINQNQALYSLLGNRFGGNNVSTFNVPNLNANQTTLKYYMTNSGIFPSFEATTPMAHDDQYTVNKNGVLIVMGTGVLVNDVNASTANLVASPAHGALDFHTDGSFQYTPAESYTGTDFFTYEAVNGSGISAANVTITVQETEPPVVSGVQDMEVYHTPVAPVFTNATALLNGQPYTSGTAVTADGLYALRVTNSFGVTVVHFTIDRTAPVVTGVTYGQLYSSSTVITFNEGTATLDGRAFASGSAVTEEGEHQLIVTDSAGNTSKVAFSVYFPRTVAFDSQGGTLVADQRVNYGTYAVQPSAPTRTGYSFGGWYIDQERETPFDFGAVAIKADKTLYAKWILNAYTVSFDSSEGTFVGSQHVEYGRTVAKPADPTRTGYHFAGWYTDAARTIPFAFGNAVVTGDVTLYAAWTTNSYTVSFDTYNGSAVPDLSVNYGDKAVQPAAPSRTGYLFAGWYTDRSYSTPFDFNHTAITGNLTLYAKWVTEAYTVTFNTYGGTAVPPLFVEYEGTVTEPAQPTRDGYIFDGWYTDGTLSRPFGFGTTPVTRDLTLYAGWKIKQIPIDNKDDNKRSGDAVSTITSNGGSLIIPVGRSGQLNTTGIGLFIPANAASEELRISMSRLTDKDTQQMWTNGARPVSPVYELLKNVSRNFNLPVTLTLTFDPAALTGNQTPGIYYLNESTGSWVQVEGSRVDGNQITAQVNHFTKFAVLAAGETPNSNVSDTPPAADPAVDKNAASFSDIDGHWAAESIRQAVDAGIVKGYADGTFKPGQAVTRAEFTLMLLQAMGLPGSGTPLAFTDKEKIGAWAQPAIAEAVRQGWIHGNVDGSFRPNDRITRAEMAVMAAAALHSNTLSNPKTTFVDDSKIPVWAHDAVAAMQQAGILSGKSANTFDPAGQTTRAEAVKVIMMIQAMRNS
- a CDS encoding DUF72 domain-containing protein, with protein sequence MDVYLCRLAPAEKEVNRHDRSWINRIRGHPELYGKIKAPERLPTYSQHFPIVEIDSSFYAVQPVKNVTKWVEQTPDDFGFIFKAYQGMTGHLRGKKNYFDTKEEMFEAFHVSLKPAIDAGKLRMALFQYPPWFDCNRDNVETLRETRELMKDIPCALEFRNQTWYMPEFRERTLEFMRKEGWIHTIVDEPQAGMGSIPIITAATSRQATYVRMHGRNVDGWHKSSHPDWRKLRYLYNYNTEELTEWRDRLLQLQEQTDHIYIVFNNNSAGDATPNAQELIRMLAEKEALSDKHNISSS
- a CDS encoding DUF438 domain-containing protein codes for the protein MSELINNREARGQHEGDLSAEHILNAQRQTVLKQLIKELHDGQSIHDVKERFREAVGHISVAEISQLEQALIEEEGIPVSEVQRLCSVHAEMFKGSIDDIHRPAAGAPEEQPGHPVHTFKMENRAIERLVQFTLSLHMDRFRREPGEAQRIQLLEDMNLLYDVDKHYSRKENLLFPFLEKYGIHGPTQVMWGVDDGIRLGLKEIKGLLTGYRKDAAESTIQSVSAEELLGLMERVLQEVTDMIFKEEHILLPMALETLTEDEWLQIARESAEIGYCLVSPEQEWIPERAPEPEMKHPSAAREELGEGGNEENGSLPPLQDGLVRMGTGILSIHQLETMLNHLPVDLTFIDENDVVRYFSHGKERIFARTRAVIGRTVQNCHPPQSVHVVNELLADFKAGRKDAEDFWIPLKDKFVYIRYFAVRDAEGTYMGTLEFTQNIKPIQELSGQKRILS